From Styela clava chromosome 6, kaStyClav1.hap1.2, whole genome shotgun sequence, one genomic window encodes:
- the LOC120331082 gene encoding sulfotransferase 1C4-like: protein MHVFIILSIALSTAFLYARTRWKSMRMIDRDSFKVKLMIKLGIPHLLRMTGLSEILRVRYLYHFRACNGYETLLSNTGMAAVYAEALKFQIRDDDVFIATYPKSGTTWRQQIVWLICNNADINVAKDKPLSSRIPFLETIDMTDNVSLGIQTLEKWQKNKPRIIKTHLAYGLLPEDIQSGNKCKIIYVARNAKDVCVSYYFFHVMNMLLPHPGTWSEFLKNYSSGNILFGSWFPHVLTYWEKFQTDKERIYFTTYEAMKKDMKKEIVAVANFLGKKLTNEQIDIIFNFCTFDSTSKNKSTNYSKKCQKFMRKGEVGDWKNYFTINENAAFDELYNEKIKDSGLDIPFEM from the exons ATGCATGTTTTTATTATACTATCAATAGCTCTTTCTACTGCGTTTTTATACGCAAGAACAAGATGGAAATCAATGCGAATGATTGACAGAGATtccttca AAGTGAAGCTGATGATAAAACTCGGAATACCACATTTGCTTCGTATGACTGGTTTGTCGGAGATATTGAGGGTACGTTACCTATATCATTTTAGGGCATGCAATGGATACGAAACACTATTAAGCAACACAGGAATGGCTGCAGTATATGCGGAAGCTCTGAAATTCCAGATTAGAGACGATGATGTTTTTATTGCTACTTATCCAAAATCAG GTACAACATGGAGGCAGCAAATTGTTTGGTTAATTTGCAACAACGCTGATATCAATGTTGCTAAGGACAAGCCACTTTCGAGTCGAATTCCTTTTCTTGAAACGATAGATATGACGGACAACGTGTCTTTGGGAATACAGACGCttgaaaaatggcaaaagaatAAGCCAAG GATAATAAAGACTCATCTCGCTTATGGACTCCTGCCTGAAGATATTCAATCGGGTAACAAATGCAAGATAATTTATGTCGCCCGGAACGCGAAAGACGTTTGTGTTTCTTACTACTTCTTTCACGTCATGAATATGTTACTACCGCACCCAGGTACCTGGagtgaatttttaaaaaattatagctCTGGAAATATCTTGTTTGGAAGCTGGTTTCCGCATGTTCTCACATACTGGGAG AAGTTTCAGACAGACAAAGAACGCATTTACTTTACTACGTACGAAGCTATGAAGAAGGACATGAAAAAGGAAATAGTTGCTGTAGCCAACTTTCTTGGAAAAAAACTAACTAATGAACAAATAGATATCATATTTAATTTCTGCACATTTGACAGTACGAGCAAGAACAAAAGTACAAATTActcaaaaaaatgtcaa AAGTTCATGAGAAAAGGTGAAGTTGGTGATTGGAAGAACTATTtcacaataaatgaaaatgcagCTTTCGATGAAttatacaatgaaaaaataaaagatagtGGGCTTGACATTCCTTTCGAAATGTGA
- the LOC144424437 gene encoding sulfotransferase 1B1-like, giving the protein MQVFIVLPLALTTAFLYARTRWKSMRMIDRYSFKVKLMIKLGIAHLLHMTGLSQILRVRYLYPIYYTASNGYKTLLSNTGMAAVYEEALKFKIRDDDVFIATYSKSGTTWMQQIVWLICNNADTNVAEDKPLSSRIPFLEAVDMTDNVLLGIQTLEKWQKNKQSLGPKTEKLIKTHLPYGLLPEDIQSGNKCKIIYVARNAKDVCVSFYFFHVMNMLLPHPGTWSEFLKNYSSGNIMFGSWFPHVLTYWEKFQTDKERIYFTTYEAMKKDMKKEIVAVANFLGKKLTNEQIDIIFNLCTFDSMSKDKSTNYSHGKNLGMNFKKSKFMRKGEVGDWKNYFTVNENAAFDELYAEKIKDSGLDIPFEL; this is encoded by the exons ATGCAAGTTTTTATTGTACTACCATTAGCTCTTACTACTGCGTTTTTATACGCAAGAACAAGATGGAAATCAATGCGAATGATTGACAGATACTCTTTCA AAGTGAAGCTGATGATTAAACTCGGAATAGCACATTTGCTTCATATGACTGGTTTGTCACAGATATTGAGGGTACGTTACCTATATCCTATATATTATACTGCATCCAATGGATATAAAACGCTATTAAGCAACACAGGAATGGCTGCTGTGTATGAGGAAGctctaaaattcaaaattagggATGATGATGTTTTTATTGCTACTTATTCAAAATCAG GTACAACATGGATGCAGCAAATTGTTTGGTTAATTTGCAACAATGCTGATACCAACGTTGCTGAAGACAAGCCACTTTCGAGTCGAATTCCCTTTCTTGAAGCAGTGGATATGACGGACAACGTGTTATTGGGAATACAAACGCttgaaaaatggcaaaagaatAAGCAAAGTTTA GGGCCAAAGACCGAAAA GCTAATAAAGACTCATCTCCCTTACGGACTCCTGCCTGAAGATATTCAATCGGGTAACAAATGCAAGATAATTTATGTCGCCCGGAATGCGAAAGATGTTTGCGTTTCTTTCTACTTCTTTCACGTCATGAATATGCTACTGCCGCACCCAGGAACCTGGagtgaatttttaaaaaattatagctCTGGAAATATCATGTTTGGAAGCTGGTTTCCTCATGTTCTCACATACTGGGAG AAGTTTCAGACAGACAAAGAACGCATTTACTTTACTACGTACGAAGCTATGAAGAAGGACATGAAAAAGGAAATAGTTGCTGTAGCCAACTTTCTTGGAAAGAAACTAACAAATGAACAAATAGATATCATATTCAATCTTTGCACATTCGACAGTATGAGCAAAGACAAGAGTACAAATTACTCACATGGTAAAAATTTgggaatgaattttaaaaagtcAAAGTTCATGAGAAAAGGCGAAGTTGGTGATTGGAAGAACTATTTCACAGTAAATGAAAATGCAGCTTTCGATGAGTTATAcgcagaaaaaataaaagatagtGGACTTGACATTCCTTTCGAGTTGTGA
- the LOC144424439 gene encoding spermine synthase-like — MKHLDIGCILVYSNTEKHISALFSNNKGLNVFLQSAKNGLLTLDIHTTSVENAYFKNLVNELDEKVRKLEFAEIPKTPPYDSLPAMKRGREFSHYDIVHGIRLVERDFDKLVFDEVTSRQHLRVLHSIEFGNCLYCDNDITIGEYDYESYSHALSGFGHVDYNGKRVLILGGGDACIVRRIKDMGSTMITAVEYDQRVVDVTKLYFREICGNLLDSMTGPNYEIVIEDAAEYLEKAVKTGLEFDVVINDIATIPLSLEPVGERWEFNLKLLANSMKVLKHDGVFVSHGTSASRLQNVFQ; from the coding sequence ATGAAGCATTTAGACATTGGATGCATTCTTGTGTACAGTAATACCGAAAAACATATTTCAGCCCTCTTCTCGAATAACAAGGGACTCAATGTGTTTCTACAAAGTGCGAAGAATGGCTTGTTAACACTGGACATACATACTACGAGTGTTGAAAATGCTTATTTCAAGAATCTAGTAAATGAATTGGATGAAAAAGTCAGAAAATTAGAATTTGCTGAGATTCCAAAAACACCGCCTTATGATAGCCTTCCCGCCATGAAACGAGGTCGAGAATTTTCTCATTACGATATTGTCCATGGTATTCGTTTAGTTGAACGAGATTTTGACAAGCTTGTGTTTGACGAAGTTACCTCAAGGCAACATCTACGTGTTTTACACTCTATCGAATTTGGGAACTGCCTTTAttgtgataatgacataaccATAGGTGAATACGACTACGAAAGCTATTCTCATGCCTTATCAGGATTCGGACACGTCGATTACAACGGGAAACGTGTTCTTATATTGGGTGGAGGTGATGCTTGTATTGTTCGTAGAATCAAGGATATGGGCAGCACTATGATAACGGCAGTAGAATATGACCAGCGAGTGGTAGACGTTACAAAACTCTACTTTCGCGAAATATGTGGTAATCTACTCGATTCCATGACAGGTCCTAATTATGAAATTGTTATAGAAGATGCTGCAGAATATCTTGAAAAAGCTGTCAAGACTGGATTAGAATTTGATGTCGTAATAAATGACATCGCTACAATCCCATTATCTTTGGAACCAGTGGGAGAGAGATGGGAGTTCAATCTTAAACTTTTAGCTAACTCAATGAAGGTGTTGAAGCATGATGGGGTATTCGTTAGTCACGGAACTTCGGCAAGTCGTCTCCAAAATGTCTTTCAGTAA